A genomic segment from Spinacia oleracea cultivar Varoflay chromosome 3, BTI_SOV_V1, whole genome shotgun sequence encodes:
- the LOC110795316 gene encoding uncharacterized protein — protein sequence MGICNSTLCLLCEAKDETHSHLFFHCEYSRRCLQGVEKWLDIPISKVHYMGLLRWVKWKSKCSKFQNTVMHTVVNATVYVLWRARNDALLNQKIPTSVATISCIQRSVIERLTHIGARNPSTE from the coding sequence ATGGGTATATGTAACTCTACCTTGTGCCTGTTATGTGAGGCAAAGGATGAAACCCACTCACATTTATTCTTTCACTGTGAATACAGCAGAAGGTGTTTACAGGGGGTTGAAAAATGGTTAGATATTCCTATTAGCAAAGTTCATTATATGGGCCTATTGAGATGGGTTAAATGGAAGAGCAAATGCAGCAAATTCCAGAACACAGTAATGCATACTGTTGTCAATGCTACTGTCTATGTCCTGTGGAGAGCAAGGAATGATGCCCTTTTGAATCAGAAGATTCCCACTTCTGTTGCTACTATTAGTTGTATCCAGAGGAGTGTCATTGAGAGACTAACTCACATAGGTGCTAGGAATCCTAGTACTGAGTGA